Proteins encoded by one window of Pseudomonas sp. PSKL.D1:
- the kdpF gene encoding K(+)-transporting ATPase subunit F: MYMLDGLSLLLAVALAVYLLVALLRADRS; the protein is encoded by the coding sequence ATGTACATGCTCGACGGTCTGTCACTGCTCTTGGCAGTGGCCTTGGCGGTTTACCTGCTGGTGGCGCTGCTGCGCGCCGATCGCAGCTAG
- a CDS encoding AI-2E family transporter — protein sequence MANNDRLLIQILLLALLGAALWVMAPFISALLWGAILAFASWPLMRLLTRALGGRETLAASLLTTAWILIVALPLVWLGFNLADHIRDATAFVRDVQVDGLPDAPEWLGGIPFVGERLVSWWQSLDQQGAALLASIKPYFGQVGNWLLARSAQIGSGVLELTLSIVFVFFFYRDGPRLAAFVLRLLNRLVGERAEYYLDLVAGTVQRVVNGVIGTAAAQGLLALIGFLIAGVPGAIVLGLVTFMLSLIPMGPPLAWIPATAWLVWQGEYGMAVFLGIWGTFVISGVDNVLKPYLISRGGNLPLVIVLLGVFGGLIAFGFIGLFIGPTLLAVGYSLLLDWSRNSGQVQS from the coding sequence ATGGCCAACAATGACCGCCTGCTGATCCAGATCCTGCTGCTGGCCTTGCTCGGCGCGGCCCTGTGGGTGATGGCGCCGTTTATTTCCGCCTTGCTGTGGGGTGCCATTCTGGCGTTTGCCAGCTGGCCGCTGATGCGCCTGCTGACGCGAGCGCTGGGCGGGCGCGAAACGCTGGCGGCAAGCCTGCTGACCACCGCCTGGATCCTGATCGTGGCCTTGCCGCTGGTGTGGCTGGGGTTCAACCTGGCCGACCATATCCGCGATGCCACCGCCTTCGTGCGCGATGTGCAGGTGGACGGGCTGCCCGATGCGCCGGAGTGGCTGGGTGGCATTCCCTTTGTCGGTGAGCGGCTGGTCAGCTGGTGGCAATCGCTGGACCAACAGGGTGCCGCGCTGCTGGCGTCGATCAAGCCTTACTTCGGCCAGGTCGGCAATTGGTTGCTGGCGCGCAGTGCGCAAATCGGCAGTGGGGTGCTGGAGCTGACCCTGAGCATCGTGTTCGTGTTCTTCTTCTACCGCGATGGGCCACGGCTGGCGGCCTTTGTGCTGCGCCTGCTCAACCGCCTGGTGGGGGAGCGTGCCGAGTACTATCTGGACCTAGTGGCCGGGACCGTGCAGCGCGTGGTGAACGGGGTGATCGGCACGGCGGCGGCCCAAGGCTTGCTGGCGTTGATCGGGTTTCTCATCGCCGGTGTGCCGGGCGCGATCGTGCTGGGCCTGGTGACCTTCATGCTTAGCCTGATCCCGATGGGCCCGCCGCTGGCGTGGATACCGGCCACCGCCTGGTTGGTGTGGCAGGGCGAGTACGGCATGGCGGTGTTCCTGGGCATCTGGGGCACTTTCGTGATCAGTGGCGTGGACAACGTGCTCAAGCCTTACCTGATCAGCCGGGGCGGTAACCTGCCCCTGGTGATCGTGTTGCTGGGGGTGTTTGGCGGGTTGATTGCCTTTGGCTTCATCGGGTTGTTCATCGGGCCGACCTTGTTGGCCGTGGGGTATAGCCTGTTGCTGGACTGGAGCCGCAATTCGGGGCAGGTCCAGTCGTAA
- a CDS encoding DUF4892 domain-containing protein has protein sequence MSAPVSIRTTLAACLAFASPLLWAGSLPVPVDAKVVDQRPAVEQERIYPMGPLRKISGRLRVEDKVESRGQVSSVTYELPVERTAREAFTSAREELQRDGGYPLFWCQGRDCGEASLWANDVFANARLNGGDEQQAFILLRRSAEEADTLVALYSVTRGNRRAYLHVEEFVASSPLGDLLPTAATVLREMRDTGKLDYPDLKAPQPAWVTLLGRSLNLDSTLRASLSGEQAEAWREQLVQAGVRSNRLEVGSAPTDGLHLELIR, from the coding sequence ATGAGCGCGCCCGTTTCCATCCGTACCACCCTCGCCGCCTGCCTGGCGTTTGCCAGCCCGTTGCTGTGGGCCGGTAGCCTGCCGGTGCCCGTGGACGCCAAAGTGGTCGACCAGCGCCCGGCCGTGGAGCAGGAGCGCATCTACCCCATGGGCCCGCTGCGCAAGATCAGTGGCCGCCTGCGCGTCGAGGACAAGGTGGAAAGCCGTGGCCAGGTCAGTTCGGTTACCTACGAGCTGCCTGTCGAGCGCACCGCGCGTGAAGCCTTCACCAGTGCACGCGAAGAACTGCAGCGCGACGGCGGTTACCCATTGTTCTGGTGCCAGGGCCGCGACTGCGGCGAAGCCAGCCTGTGGGCCAACGACGTATTCGCCAATGCCCGCCTCAATGGCGGTGACGAGCAGCAGGCGTTCATCCTGCTACGCCGCTCCGCCGAGGAGGCCGACACCCTGGTGGCGTTGTATAGCGTCACCCGTGGCAACCGCCGCGCCTACCTGCATGTGGAGGAGTTCGTCGCCAGCAGCCCGCTGGGCGACCTGCTGCCCACCGCCGCCACGGTGCTGCGCGAAATGCGCGACACCGGCAAGCTCGACTACCCGGACCTGAAAGCCCCGCAACCCGCCTGGGTGACGTTGCTGGGCCGCAGCCTGAACCTCGACAGCACCCTGCGCGCCAGCCTCAGCGGTGAGCAAGCCGAAGCCTGGCGCGAGCAACTGGTACAGGCCGGTGTGCGCAGCAACCGCCTTGAAGTGGGCAGCGCGCCAACCGATGGCCTGCACCTGGAGCTGATCCGTTGA
- a CDS encoding alpha/beta hydrolase codes for MSAQVEEVRLTLGHIELAAHLFGPEDGMPVIALHGWLDNANSFARLAPRLKGLRIIALDLAGHGYSGHRPLGAGYALADYAHDVLRVAEQMGWQRFALLGHSLGAIISVQLAGALPERVSHLALIDGVIPPTGAEQDAGDRLGMALQAQLRMDGKRKTVYPTLEEGVKARMNGMVAVSREAAELLAQRGLMPVPGGYSWRSDSRLTLPSPVRLTLGQAMAYVKGVKCPASLVVAADGMLARNTGLLKQLRFEQTVLPGGHHLHLNDEQGAALVADCFNRFFGFA; via the coding sequence ATGAGCGCGCAGGTTGAAGAGGTGCGCCTCACGCTGGGCCATATCGAACTGGCCGCGCACCTGTTCGGCCCGGAGGATGGCATGCCGGTGATTGCCCTGCATGGCTGGCTGGACAACGCCAACAGCTTTGCCAGGCTGGCGCCACGCCTCAAAGGGCTGCGTATTATCGCCCTTGACCTTGCCGGGCATGGTTACTCCGGGCACCGGCCATTGGGGGCTGGGTATGCACTGGCCGACTATGCCCATGACGTGCTCCGGGTGGCTGAGCAAATGGGCTGGCAGCGGTTTGCCCTGTTGGGGCATTCGCTGGGTGCGATTATCTCGGTGCAGCTGGCGGGTGCCTTGCCGGAGCGGGTCAGCCACCTGGCCTTGATCGATGGCGTGATTCCACCAACCGGTGCCGAGCAGGACGCCGGGGATCGTCTGGGCATGGCGCTGCAAGCCCAGCTGCGCATGGATGGCAAGCGCAAAACGGTGTACCCGACCTTGGAGGAGGGTGTGAAAGCGCGTATGAACGGCATGGTCGCCGTCAGCCGTGAAGCTGCCGAGCTGCTCGCCCAACGTGGCCTGATGCCAGTGCCAGGTGGGTACAGTTGGCGCAGCGACAGTCGCCTGACCTTGCCATCGCCCGTGCGCCTGACCCTGGGGCAGGCCATGGCCTACGTAAAGGGGGTGAAATGCCCGGCCAGCCTGGTGGTGGCGGCCGATGGCATGCTGGCCCGCAACACCGGCCTGCTGAAGCAGCTACGCTTCGAGCAAACGGTGCTGCCCGGTGGGCATCACCTGCACCTTAACGATGAACAGGGCGCGGCCCTTGTCGCAGACTGTTTCAATCGCTTCTTTGGCTTTGCTTGA
- a CDS encoding alpha/beta fold hydrolase, whose product MSQQIFFAHANGFPSATYGKLFAALAPDYQVEHLVQHAHDPRFPVNENWQNLVDELLHHLARQQAPVWGVGHSLGGVLHFHAALRRPEYYRGVVMLDSPVLTRADQWLLRTAKRFGFIDRITPAGRTLGRREAFADRDSARAYFASKHLFRHFDPDCLEAYLEHGLEEAQEGLRLRFDPATEISIYRSIPHASPAPARQLQVPLAMVRGDRSNVIRRHHALAVRGMPRGEYHSVPGGHMFPLERPCDTASLIKGLFDRWSQA is encoded by the coding sequence ATGTCGCAGCAGATCTTCTTCGCCCATGCCAACGGTTTCCCGTCGGCTACTTACGGCAAGCTGTTCGCCGCACTGGCGCCGGACTATCAAGTTGAACACTTGGTGCAACATGCCCATGATCCGCGTTTTCCGGTAAACGAGAACTGGCAGAATCTGGTGGATGAACTGCTGCACCATCTGGCCCGGCAGCAAGCGCCGGTGTGGGGCGTTGGCCATTCGTTGGGCGGCGTGCTGCACTTTCACGCTGCCTTGCGCCGCCCTGAGTATTACCGCGGCGTGGTCATGCTCGATTCACCCGTGCTGACCCGCGCAGACCAATGGCTGCTGCGCACCGCCAAGCGCTTTGGCTTCATTGACCGTATTACCCCGGCAGGGCGTACCTTGGGGCGGCGAGAGGCATTTGCCGACCGCGACAGCGCCCGGGCCTATTTTGCCAGCAAGCACCTGTTCCGGCATTTTGATCCCGACTGCCTGGAGGCTTATCTGGAACATGGTTTGGAGGAGGCGCAAGAGGGGCTACGCCTGCGCTTCGACCCGGCCACCGAGATCAGCATCTACCGCAGCATTCCCCATGCCAGCCCGGCACCGGCGCGACAGCTTCAAGTACCGCTGGCGATGGTGCGTGGTGACCGCAGCAATGTGATTCGCCGCCACCATGCGTTGGCCGTGCGCGGCATGCCCAGAGGTGAGTATCACAGTGTACCGGGCGGCCACATGTTTCCTCTGGAGCGGCCCTGCGATACTGCAAGCCTGATCAAAGGCCTTTTCGATCGCTGGAGCCAGGCATGA
- the sixA gene encoding phosphohistidine phosphatase SixA: MKLWVLRHGEAEPRANSDAERRLTAHGREQVLHSAARLMGQPLQAIIASPYVRAQQTAAIVHDTLGFAEPVRTVPWLTPDSDVREVIDQVERLGLEHVLLVSHQPLVSCLVGMLVDGHRQGPGMSTASLAELEGAAVLMASMTLCCINHA; this comes from the coding sequence GTGAAACTGTGGGTGCTGCGCCATGGTGAGGCGGAGCCTCGGGCCAACAGCGATGCCGAGCGCCGCCTGACCGCCCATGGGCGCGAGCAGGTGCTGCACAGTGCTGCCCGGTTAATGGGGCAGCCGCTGCAGGCGATTATTGCCAGCCCGTATGTGCGGGCGCAGCAGACGGCGGCGATCGTGCATGACACGCTGGGTTTTGCCGAGCCGGTGCGCACGGTGCCTTGGCTGACGCCGGACAGTGATGTGCGGGAAGTCATCGATCAGGTCGAGCGGCTGGGGCTGGAACATGTATTGCTGGTGAGCCACCAGCCTTTGGTAAGTTGCCTGGTGGGGATGTTGGTGGACGGCCATCGGCAGGGGCCAGGGATGAGTACTGCCAGCTTGGCAGAGCTGGAAGGGGCGGCAGTGTTGATGGCTTCGATGACGTTGTGCTGCATCAATCACGCATGA
- a CDS encoding DUF4389 domain-containing protein, giving the protein MNDTPERAQRESIILRVLWMLVFLIVWQLAEILLGGLVLVQLVYRVIYGAPSGSLMNFGDSLSQYLAQIGRFGTFHTDSKPWPFADWPTPRAPEGEPPHAVAPAPHPVRDEEPKL; this is encoded by the coding sequence ATGAACGATACCCCCGAGCGCGCCCAGCGCGAGTCGATCATCCTGCGTGTGTTGTGGATGCTGGTGTTCCTGATCGTCTGGCAACTGGCCGAAATCCTGCTGGGCGGGCTGGTGCTGGTGCAGCTGGTCTACCGGGTGATCTACGGCGCCCCCAGTGGCAGCCTGATGAACTTCGGCGACAGCCTGAGCCAGTACCTGGCGCAGATTGGCCGTTTCGGCACCTTCCACACCGACAGCAAACCCTGGCCGTTCGCCGACTGGCCCACGCCGCGCGCACCGGAAGGCGAGCCGCCCCATGCCGTGGCCCCCGCGCCACACCCGGTGCGCGATGAGGAGCCCAAGCTGTGA
- a CDS encoding NAD(P)H-dependent glycerol-3-phosphate dehydrogenase, producing MTEQQPVAVLGGGSFGTAVANLLAENGVPVRQWMRDPEQAEAMRTNRENPRYLKGIGLQEGVEPVSDLLATLNYSDLIFVALPSSALRSVLAPHAELLRGKCLVSLTKGIEAQSFKLMSQILQEIAPQARIGVLSGPNLAREIAEHALTATVVASEDEDLCQRVQAVLHGRTFRVYASSDRFGVELGGALKNVYAIIAGMAVALGMGENTKSMLITRALAEMTRFAVSQGANPMTFLGLAGVGDLIVTCSSPKSRNYQVGHALGQGLSLEEAVNRLGEVAEGVNTLKVLKAKAEEVQVYMPLVAGLHAILFEGRTLNQVIERLMRAEPKTDVDFISTSGFN from the coding sequence ATGACTGAACAGCAACCTGTTGCAGTTCTGGGAGGCGGCAGCTTCGGCACCGCCGTGGCGAACCTGCTGGCCGAGAACGGCGTGCCCGTGCGCCAATGGATGCGCGACCCCGAGCAGGCCGAGGCGATGCGCACCAACCGCGAGAACCCCCGCTACCTGAAGGGTATCGGCCTGCAGGAGGGCGTTGAGCCGGTCAGCGACCTGCTGGCCACACTGAACTACAGCGACCTGATCTTTGTCGCGCTGCCCTCCAGCGCCCTGCGCAGCGTGCTGGCGCCGCATGCCGAGCTGTTGCGCGGCAAATGCCTGGTCAGCCTGACCAAGGGCATCGAAGCGCAGAGCTTCAAGCTGATGAGCCAGATCCTCCAAGAAATCGCCCCGCAGGCCCGTATCGGTGTGCTGTCCGGCCCGAACCTGGCCCGTGAAATCGCCGAGCATGCGCTGACCGCCACCGTGGTCGCCAGTGAAGACGAAGACCTCTGCCAGCGCGTGCAGGCCGTGCTGCACGGGCGCACCTTCCGGGTCTATGCCAGCAGTGACCGTTTCGGCGTCGAACTGGGCGGCGCGCTTAAAAACGTCTATGCCATCATCGCCGGCATGGCCGTGGCGCTTGGCATGGGTGAGAATACCAAGAGCATGCTGATTACCCGCGCGTTGGCCGAAATGACCCGCTTTGCCGTGAGCCAGGGTGCCAACCCGATGACGTTCCTGGGGCTTGCCGGTGTCGGCGATTTGATCGTCACCTGCTCTTCGCCCAAGAGCCGCAACTATCAGGTCGGTCACGCCTTGGGTCAGGGCCTGAGCCTTGAGGAGGCGGTCAATCGCCTGGGCGAAGTGGCCGAGGGCGTCAACACCCTCAAGGTGCTCAAGGCCAAAGCTGAAGAAGTACAGGTCTACATGCCGCTGGTGGCCGGCCTGCACGCCATCCTGTTCGAAGGCCGCACGCTGAACCAGGTGATCGAGCGGCTTATGCGCGCCGAGCCCAAAACAGACGTCGACTTCATTTCCACCAGCGGTTTCAATTGA